A single genomic interval of Musa acuminata AAA Group cultivar baxijiao chromosome BXJ3-4, Cavendish_Baxijiao_AAA, whole genome shotgun sequence harbors:
- the LOC135637320 gene encoding AUGMIN subunit 5-like: MQAQGSAAPLPEAILEWLQKEMGYPSPPPSPDQLRKICRGNMLPVWSFLLQRVRSERTVATVRRNMMVHGVAAGEVGRGRRREEEKGRAAFKDGSSAEAREVAVRERELAEEEADRLRNVVRRQRKELKARMVEVAREESERKRMLDERSNARHKQVILEAYDQQCDEAAKIFAEYQRRIHQYVDQARDIRMLITGSANDVVDDLHAPGEKAVYSAIKGLRSSDDSVLIEMSREKNTRKACETLAAHMTEKIRTTFPAYEGSGISMNSQIDAAKLSLDLDGEIPEDIKVIIRDALKNPPLLLQSITTYALRSSALIHRETEKIEIRAVAESLRYKYENDKVSDAASPDSGSPFPYQAYGNGKTGTELSSNGNYDQLLERQKAHVQQFVATEDALNKAAEAKALSHKLLIRLPGSSDVGALQMLPTGDTSQNVASTRHFELEVLAREREVAGLRASLSTLTSEVQRLNKLCAEWKEAEVSLKKKWKKIEGFDTRRSELETIYTALLRANLEASAFWEQQPLAAREHAARTIIPACTTVVNISNSAKDLIERELSCFYQSLDNTIYMLPATPQALVECFSAPGAIGPEALAAAEKNAAMLTARAGARDPSAIPSICRVSAALQYRSGVENLDAGLASVLESLEFCLKLRGSEASILEDLSKAINLVHTRRNLVENDRILLNHAHRVQRDYERMANYCLKLAGEHEKIVAERWLSELRKAVLDGQRCLDSCQHVRGLVDEWWEQPAATAVDWVTIDGQNIGAWLNLVKQLQMALYDHKLL, encoded by the exons ATGCAGGCCCAGGGGAGTGCTGCCCCCCTGCCGGAGGCGATCCTGGAGTGGCTCCAGAAGGAGATGGGCTACCCTTCGCCGCCGCCGTCCCCCGACCAGCTTCGCAAGATCTGCCGCGGGAACATGTTGCCCGTGTGGAGCTTCCTCCTGCAGAGGGTGCGGTCGGAGCGGACGGTGGCGACGGTCCGGAGGAATATGATGGTCCACGGAGTGGCGGCGGGGGAAGTGGGGAGGGGTAggcggagggaggaggagaaggggcggGCGGCGTTTAAGGATGGTTCCTCGGCGGAGGCTAGGGAGGTCGCTGTTCGGGAGAGGGAATTAGCCGAGGAGGAGGCTGATAGATTGAGGAACGTGGTGAGGCGGCAGCGGAAGGAGTTGAAGGCTCGGATGGTCGAGGTCGCTCGGGAGGAATCGGAGCGGAAGAGAATGCTCGATGAGAGGTCGAATGCAAG GCACAAGCAGGTGATTTTGGAGGCATATGATCAACAATGTGATGAGGCAGCAAAGATATTTGCCGAGTACCAAAGACGAATTCATCAGTATGTTGATCAAGCAAGGGACATCCGCATGTTGATAACTGGTAGTGCTAATGATGTAGTTGATGATCTCCATGCTCCTGGTGAGAAAGCTGTTTATTCAGCTATAAAGGGCCTCAGATCATCAGATGATAGTGTTCTCATTGAAATGTCAAGAGAGAAAAATACTCGGAAGGCTTGTGAAACTCTTGCTGCTCATATGACTGAAAAGATCCGAACTACTTTTCCAGCATATGAAGGAAGTGGTATCAGCATGAATTCCCAGATAGATGCTGCCAAATTAAGCCTTGATTTAGACGGCGAGATACCAGAAGATATTAAAGTAATCATAAGGGATGCACTTAAAAATCCTCCCCTTCTGCTTCAGTCAATTACTACATATGCTTTGCGGAGCAGTGCACTCATTCATAGAGAAACCGAGAAGATTGAAATTAGAGCTGTTGCAGAATCCTTGAG ATACAAGTATGAGAATGACAAAGTATCAGATGCTGCTTCTCCTGATTCAGGCTCACCCTTTCCATATCAAGCATATGGTAATGGTAAGACCGGAACAGAATTATCCAGCAATGGAAATTATGATCAACTTCTTGAAAGACAG AAAGCACATGTACAACAATTTGTGGCCACTGAAGATGCATTGAACAAGGCTGCAGAAGCTAAAGCCTTATCTCATAAGCTTCTAATACGATTACCTGGGAGCAGTGATGTGGGTGCATTACAGATGCTTCCTACTGGAGATACCTCACAGAATGTAGCAAGCACACGGCATTTTGAG TTAGAAGTCTTAGCCAGAGAAAGAGAAGTTGCTGGACTTCGAGCAAGCTTGAGTACGTTGACGTCTGAGGTGCAACGTTTAAACAAGTTGTGTGCAGAGTGGAAAGAAGCAGAAGTTTCTTTGAAGAAGAAATGGAAAAAGATAGAAGGGTTTGACACCCGTAGATCAGAACTAGAGACAATTTATACTGCTCTTCTCAGGGCTAACTTG GAAGCATCAGCATTCTGGGAACAACAACCATTGGCTGCTCGAGAACATGCAGCAAGGACAATTATTCCAGCATGCACTACTGTAGTGAACATTTCAAACAGTGCGAAGGATCTCATAGAGAGAGAGTTGTCTTGCTTCTATCAAAGTTTGGACAATACCATCTACATGCTTCCTGCAACCCCACAG GCTCTTGTGGAGTGCTTCAGTGCCCCTGGTGCAATAGGTCCAGAAGCACTTGCAGCTGCAGAAAAAAATGCTGCTATGTTAACAGCAAGAGCTGGTGCTAGAGATCCATCTGCAATTCCATCCATATGTCGTGTCTCTGCTGCTCTCCAGTATCGTTCTG GTGTGGAAAATTTAGATGCTGGCTTAGCATCTGTTTTGGAGTCATTGGAGTTCTGTCTAAAGCTCCGGGGTTCTGAAGCTAGCATATTGGAGGATTTGTCCAAGGCAATTAATTTGGTTCATACTAGGCGGAACCTCGTTGAGAATGATCGCATTTTACTAAATCACGCGCATCGTGTACAACGAGATTATGAAAG GATGGCTAATTATTGCTTAAAGTTGGCTGGTGAACACGAAAAAATTGTTGCAGAGAGATGGTTGTCGGAACTCAGAAAAGCTGTCTTGGATGGACAAAGATGCTTGGATAGTTGCCAACATGTCAGAGGCTTG